One segment of Oreochromis niloticus isolate F11D_XX linkage group LG8, O_niloticus_UMD_NMBU, whole genome shotgun sequence DNA contains the following:
- the LOC100698680 gene encoding RLA class II histocompatibility antigen, DP alpha-1 chain, protein MDSSLMLLALASCVFTAHAAVHEETLFYSCSESGDGQVQLHYDGDQITYADFKKQHAVWTAPLLKDLETAILSWFFPLALDSRTRCEFYLDRAVRLDNSSMTLKAPAVVIYPMDEAETGKNNTIYCHIRHFYPPSNNVTWTRNGIRVTEGVNLSNPYPQTDGTFNQLASFSFQPQSDDVVECSVQHQALSRPLITTWTLPMKPARSAAAWVCLSLGLLCIALGVIIFIISAKESLRHKLSDFWRAAYQRVAG, encoded by the exons ATGGACTCGTCTCTGATGTTACTGGCTTTGGCTTCCTGTGTGTTCACAGCTCATGCAG CTGTTCACGAAGAAACGCTGTTCTACAGCTGCTCTGAGTCTGGTGACGGTCAGGTACAGCTGCACTACGACGGAGACCAGATCACGTATGCTGACTTTAAGAAACAGCATGCAGTTTGGACGGCCCCCTTGCTAAAAGATCTGGAGACAGCCATACTTTCTTGGTTTTTCCCTCTAGCTTTAGACAGCAGGACTAGATGTGAATTCTATCTTGACAGAGCTGTGCGTCTGGACAACAGTTCAATGACATTAAAAG CCCCAGCAGTGGTCATCTATCCCATGGACGAGGCAGAGACGGGAAAGAACAACACAATTTACTGTCACATCAGGCACTTCTACCCCCCCTCCAACAATGTCACATGGACCAGAAATGGCATTCGGGTGACCGAGGGTGTGAATCTGAGCAACCCGTATCCTCAGACGGATGGGACCTTCAATCAGCTGGCCAGTTTCTCTTTCCAACCACAGTCTGATGATGTGGTGGAGTGCAGTGTGCAGCATCAAGCCCTGAGCCGCCCGCTCATCACTACATGGA CACTGCCCATGAAGCCTGCTAGATCTGCAGCGGCATGGGTGTGTCTTTCTTTAGGACTCCTGTGCATCGCTTTAGGagtcatcatcttcatcatctctGCGAAAGAGTCCCTCCGACATAAGCTATCTGACTTCTGGCGGGCTGCGTACCAGAGGGTTGCTGGATGA